The region ATGGCTAAGGAACTAGGCAAAATAGACCTGTAACTTCGGGAGAAAGGTCGCCAGCAGCAATGCTGGCCGCAGTGAAAAGGTCCAGGCGACTGTTTATCAAAAACACAGGGCTCTGCAAAATCGTAAGATGAAGTATAGGGCCTGACACCTGCCCGGTGCTGGAAGGTTAAGAGGAGATGTTATAGATGAGCAATTGTTTAGAAGCATTGAATTGAAGCCCCAGTAAACGGCGGCCGTAACTATAACGGTCCTAAGGTAGCGAAATTCCTTGTCGGGTAAGTTCCGACCTGCACGAATGGTGTAACGATCTGGACACTGTCTCAGCCATGAGCTCGGTGAAATTGTAGTATCGGTGAAGATGCCGATTACCCGCAGTGGGACGAAAAGACCCTGTGCACCTTTACTATAGCTTAGTATTGTTCTTGGATAAGTGATGTGTAGGATAGGTGGGAGACTGTGAAATGGCGTCGCTAGGCGTTGTGGAGTCATTGTTGAAATACCACCCTTTGCTTATTTGAGATCTAACTCCGCGATTGTGGAGGACATTGCTTGGTGGGTAGTTTGACTGGGGTGGTCGCCTCCAAAAGAGTAACGGAGGCTTCTAAAGGTTCCCTCAGCACGCTTGGTAACCGTGCGTAGAGTGCAATGGTATAAGGGAGCTTGACTGAGAGACATACAGGTCGATCAGGTACGAAAGTAGAGCATAGTGATCCGGTGGTTCCGCATGGAAGGGCCATCGCTCAAAGGATAAAAGGTACGCCGGGGATAACAGGCTGATCTCCCCCAAGAGCTCATATCGACGGGGGGGTTTGGCACCTCGATGTCGGCTCGTCACATCCTGGGGCTGGAGAAGGTCCCAAGGGTTGGGCTGTTCGCCCATTAAAGTGGCACGCGAGCTGGGTTCAGAACGTCGTGAGACAGTTCGGTCTCTATCTACTGTGGGCGTTAGAAATTTGAGTGGATCTGAATCTAGTACGAGAGGACCGATTTGGACCAACCTCTAGTGCATCTGTTGTCTCGCCAGGGGCATCGCAGAGTAGCTACGTTGGGAAGGGATAAGCGCTGAAAGCATATAAGTGCGAAACCCACCACAAGATGAGATTTCTTTAAAGGGTCGTTGGAGATTACAACGTTGATAGGCTATAGATGTAAAGGCAGTAATGTCAGAGTCGAGTAGTACTAATAACCCGTAAGCTTATGTGTACTCCCCTTGTTTAATACAAGGGGAGGGCAACTTTCTAAATATGTATTCAAAAAAAGTCTAACAAAGTAGTTAAGGCATATCAATATAGTTCAAAAATATTAGTTACGTCAATGTAACAACCGATTTAAGGTGGTTATTGCAGCGGGGCTCACCTCTATCCATTTCGAACAGAGAAGTTAAGCCCGCTAGCGCAGATGGTACTGCTAACCAGTGGGAGAGTATGTCGCCGCCTTTCTTTAGAATCCCCAATCTCGTATGAGGTTGGGGATTTTTTGTTTTATAAGGTTTCTCATATTGTAAAAAGATATTTTGTTTTAGAAAATAATTCACTTTTCTCTGTAACGTTTTGTAATTTGTTATACTTACTATGTGTAAAACAAACTTCTATTAGAATTATGAAACGTTTATCTTTAATTTATTTTATTTCTTTTTTTACCGTTGCACTAAGTGTTGCACAATCATTACCTCATAAAACGATTCTTTGGGAGGTCAGTGGCAATGGTTTAACACAGTCTTCTTACGTTTTAGGCACATTTCATATTCTTTGTGAGGAAGATTTACTTGTAAGTGATAAGGTACAACGTGCTATAAGCTCAACTAATCGGCTTGCATTAGAAGTAAATTTAACTGATCCTAATGAATTGAAGGATCTTCAATCCTTAATGATTTCTGAAAAACTCTGGTCTGATCAGCTGAATAGAGAGGAAATACTAGAGCTAAAGACTATCTTGAAAGATGAGTATGGAAGGGAATTAGCAGAGGTAGACAATATGTCAACAATGGGATTGATGAGTTTGATAATAGCAAAAACAATTACTTGTTCTGCGAAAGGTTATGATATGGAAGTACTTGCTTTAGCAATGAAACAGGGTAAAGCTATTGTTGGATTAGAACATTTAAAAGACCAAATTAGTTTAGTGAATAGTATGTTTAGTCCGCAAGAAATGATAGTACAGTTGGAACAGATTTCTGAGTATAAGAAAAACTTTGAAGAAATGAAAGATGCATTCTTAGCTGAGGATATTGAGTTAATGTATCAATATGGAACAGATTCCCAATTTATGACTCTAGAGAATAAGAAGGTTTTATTAGATAACCGTAATATTAACTGGGTAGATAAAATGCCTAAATTGATGAGTGATAAGTCAACTTTGTTTGCTGTCGGAAGTGCTCATTTAGCAGGTGAATTAGGAGTGTTAAATTTACTAATACTTAAAGGGTATACTGTTAATCCTGTATTGAACTAAATTTGTTTGTGTAGTGGATAAAGCTATAGAGAAAGAGTTTCTACTTAAAATCGATACCCATAAAGGCATATTGTATAAAGTCTCCCGTATGTATATGGACAGGCAAAGTGACCAAGAAGATTTGTATCAAGAGATTGTGTTGCAGCTATGGAAGTCTTATACTAATTTTCAAGGTAGTAGTCAATTCTCTACTTGGATGTATCGCGTAGCTGTGAATACGGCAATTACTTACTTTAAGAAAGATAAGAGGGTTACTGATAAGGTAAGTAGTTTAGGTGACAGTGAATTGAAATTACAAAGTTTAGAATGTGATATTGCAATAGAAGGACAAATAGATTATTTGTATAAAGCTATTTACCGATTAAATGATGTAGAGAAGGCCTTGATCTTTTTGTATTTGGAGGGGTTTTCTCATCAAGAGATAAGCTTGAACTTAGGTATTTCAGAGGGAAATGCTAGGGTGAAGTTGAATAGAACAAAGAATAAGTTACAAGAAATTATAAAAAGTCAAGGATATGAATTTTGATGATTTAGAGAAGTCATGGCAAGAGCAAGAAGCTCCTAATGTAAAAGTGAGTTCAAAGGATTTGGATGTAAAATCAAGTCGTTTGCCATTAGAAAAAATAAGAAAGAATGTTGTAAAAGACATTTGGGTTCAAGGCGTAAGCATAGTGTTTTTGGCTTTTTTACCTTTAGGTTATTCTTTATCTATAGAAAGTATGCGTTTTTATTACATTATATATTTTCTATTCGCAGTAATTACAATTTATTTTTTAGCCAAAATGTATTTGTTTTATCGCACTTCTGCATCATTTACAATGAATTCGAGAGATAGTTTGTATGAGGTTTACTTTAGTGTACGGATGTACATTCAACTATATGAAAATTTTTGTTATTCATTATTACCTTTTATCTGTGTGTTTATTCCACTTTTTGTAGGACTAAAAGAAGATGATTATTTTGATTTATTGCAAAATAAAGTATTTATCATAGCATTTATTATCTTTTTTATTTTGACTTTAGTGTTGGTTAAATATTGGATTAAAAAGCTTTATGGACAATATCTAACACAAATAGAGAATAATTTAAATTTGTTTAAAGAACAAGAATAAAAAAATCCTGACCTAAGTCGGGATTTTAAGTATTATATAGTTAGATAAACTTCTTTTTCTGTATGCGTACAGCGTTTAAGATAGCTAGTAATGCTACTCCTACATCTGCGAAGACTGCCTCCCACATAGTAGCTAAACCACCTGCACCTAATATAAGTACGATGACTTTAACTATTAGGGCTAATGCAATATTCTGTATTACTATTTTACGTGTTTCTCTACCAATATGCATAGCAGTAGCTATCTTAGAAGGTTGGTCTGTTTGTATTACAACGTCCGCTGTTTCGATGGCAGCATCACTTCCTAAAGCTCCCATAGCTATACCAACATCACTAAGTGCTAAAACGGGTGCGTCATTAATACCATCGCCAACAAATGCTATAGACATATTAGGGTACTCTTTCTTTAGTTTTTCTACTTGTTCAACCTTTCCTTCAGGAAGTAAACCTCCTACCGCTAAATCAATGTTCGTTTCTTTAGCGACCTTCTGTGTAATAGTGTTTTTATCACCACTTAACATTACAGTCTTCTTCACTCCCATTGATTTCATTAAAGCGATCGCTTCTTTAGAATCTACCTTTATTTGATCTGCGATAGTGATATATCCTACATATTCTTTATTTATAGCTACTACTACAATACTTTCTACTATATCATCTATCAATGAAGGGTAAGTTATGTTATAATGGCTTAAAAGCGCAGCATTACCTACTAGTACTTCTTTATTATCTACTTTTCCACTTAATCCTTTACCTGATATCTCGTGTACCTCTTCTGCCACCTTATTTGTAGGATAAGCCTCTACGATGGCCTTAGCAATAGGGTGAGTAGATTGTTTCTCTATAGCAGATACAATACTGACGAAGTCCTTTTGTTCAATAGTAGTTTCTACTTTCTGTACTTTAAAAACACCTTCAGTCAGTGTTCCTGTCTTATCCATCACCACGATGTCTAACTTAGCCATAAGTTCTAAGTAGTTTGATCCCTTAAATAGAATACCATTTTTAGATGCAGCTCCAATACCACCAAAATACCCTAATGGCACAGATATTACTAAAGCACATGGACAAGATATTACTAAAAATACTAATGCTCTACCTAACCAAGTTTGGAATATGTATTCATTTCCTAGTACGAAATACGGTATTATCGTTAATGCTACCGCCAAGAAGAATACAATAGGTGTATATATCTTAGCAAACTTTCTAATATATAATTCTGTTGTAGCTTTTCGGGCACTTGCTTCTTGTACCATTTCAAGAATTTTAGCAAGCGAACTATCTTGATATAGCTTAGTAGTCTTGACCTCTACTACATTCTGTAAGTTAATCATACCTGTTAGTACTGTCTCTCCTTTTTGATAAGTACTAGGTTTACTTTCTCCTGTAAGCGCAGAGGTATTAAAGCTACCTTTATCTGTTAACATTTCACCATCTAGAGGGATCTTTTCACCTACTTTAACCTGGATTTTTTCACCGATTTGTACTTCTTCAGGATTGACTACAGTATATTGATTATTCCTAAACACTGTTGCCTCATTAGGGCGTATATCTAGTAAAGCCTTAATATTACCTTTGGCTTTATTGACAGCACTTTCTTGAAACATTTCTCCTATAGTGTAGAAGATCATTACTGCAACCCCTTCAGGGTATTCACCTATAAAGAAAGCTCCTATTGTAGCGATTCCCATTAGAGAAAATTCATTAAAGAAATCAGCTTTAGCTCCTAGTTTTACAGCTTCTTTAAGTACAGGGAATGCAACGGGTAAATATGCAACTGCATACCATGCAAGCCTAAGGTTATTATTGTTTATAAACCACTCTGCTTTTAGAATATTAGCTAAAATAACTCCAACGAATAGCATTGCTAAACTAAAACCTACAAATAGCTTTGTGTTGCCATCACCATGAATATGATCGTGGTCGTGATTTTGGTTTTTATCGTTATGAGAGTGATTATGATTTGAATGTTCTTGACACATAACTCTATAGTTTTATTGATTTATTTGTAACAAATGTAGTAACATATAATCAGTATAAATAATCTTAAACTATG is a window of Myroides oncorhynchi DNA encoding:
- a CDS encoding TraB/GumN family protein, with product MKRLSLIYFISFFTVALSVAQSLPHKTILWEVSGNGLTQSSYVLGTFHILCEEDLLVSDKVQRAISSTNRLALEVNLTDPNELKDLQSLMISEKLWSDQLNREEILELKTILKDEYGRELAEVDNMSTMGLMSLIIAKTITCSAKGYDMEVLALAMKQGKAIVGLEHLKDQISLVNSMFSPQEMIVQLEQISEYKKNFEEMKDAFLAEDIELMYQYGTDSQFMTLENKKVLLDNRNINWVDKMPKLMSDKSTLFAVGSAHLAGELGVLNLLILKGYTVNPVLN
- a CDS encoding RNA polymerase sigma factor; its protein translation is MYMDRQSDQEDLYQEIVLQLWKSYTNFQGSSQFSTWMYRVAVNTAITYFKKDKRVTDKVSSLGDSELKLQSLECDIAIEGQIDYLYKAIYRLNDVEKALIFLYLEGFSHQEISLNLGISEGNARVKLNRTKNKLQEIIKSQGYEF
- a CDS encoding heavy metal translocating P-type ATPase translates to MCQEHSNHNHSHNDKNQNHDHDHIHGDGNTKLFVGFSLAMLFVGVILANILKAEWFINNNNLRLAWYAVAYLPVAFPVLKEAVKLGAKADFFNEFSLMGIATIGAFFIGEYPEGVAVMIFYTIGEMFQESAVNKAKGNIKALLDIRPNEATVFRNNQYTVVNPEEVQIGEKIQVKVGEKIPLDGEMLTDKGSFNTSALTGESKPSTYQKGETVLTGMINLQNVVEVKTTKLYQDSSLAKILEMVQEASARKATTELYIRKFAKIYTPIVFFLAVALTIIPYFVLGNEYIFQTWLGRALVFLVISCPCALVISVPLGYFGGIGAASKNGILFKGSNYLELMAKLDIVVMDKTGTLTEGVFKVQKVETTIEQKDFVSIVSAIEKQSTHPIAKAIVEAYPTNKVAEEVHEISGKGLSGKVDNKEVLVGNAALLSHYNITYPSLIDDIVESIVVVAINKEYVGYITIADQIKVDSKEAIALMKSMGVKKTVMLSGDKNTITQKVAKETNIDLAVGGLLPEGKVEQVEKLKKEYPNMSIAFVGDGINDAPVLALSDVGIAMGALGSDAAIETADVVIQTDQPSKIATAMHIGRETRKIVIQNIALALIVKVIVLILGAGGLATMWEAVFADVGVALLAILNAVRIQKKKFI